One Peribacillus simplex NBRC 15720 = DSM 1321 genomic region harbors:
- a CDS encoding VUT family protein: MLRILLYLVSIITANVVTAAFAPLHFGMFIIPMGTLLIGGTFIFRDLVQNKFGRAKTYICIVTALILSACVSFLLGDTLLIVFASALSFVVAETADTEIYTRLKLPMSWRVFYSGIVGGFFDSVIFVVIGLSPLGANILPWEAVPAAVIGQIIVKTIIQSIGAVLLGRINVELEKRVVSS, translated from the coding sequence ATGTTAAGAATTTTATTGTATTTAGTATCCATCATCACGGCGAATGTGGTTACAGCAGCTTTTGCGCCATTACATTTTGGCATGTTCATCATTCCGATGGGTACATTGCTCATTGGGGGAACCTTCATCTTTCGAGATCTGGTCCAGAATAAATTCGGCCGCGCCAAGACCTATATATGTATCGTCACTGCACTTATTTTATCTGCGTGTGTATCATTCTTATTAGGGGATACGTTACTGATCGTATTTGCTTCCGCTTTATCGTTCGTGGTCGCAGAAACAGCGGATACGGAAATTTATACCCGTTTAAAGCTCCCGATGAGTTGGAGGGTGTTTTACAGCGGGATCGTTGGAGGCTTTTTCGATTCGGTGATATTTGTCGTGATTGGCCTAAGTCCACTGGGTGCCAATATATTACCATGGGAAGCAGTACCCGCTGCGGTTATCGGCCAAATCATCGTTAAAACTATCATTCAGTCAATCGGTGCCGTACTGTTGGGACGAATCAACGTAGAACTGGAGAAACGTGTAGTCTCCAGTTAA
- a CDS encoding PadR family transcriptional regulator, translated as MDKELMKGSIDLLLLSLLSQKKLYGYEITKILKEMSMGKYQISEGTLYSALKRLEKKEFIKGHWKESESGRRKYYHVTENGQTELERKRECFFFLEKLVRKSAEQF; from the coding sequence TTGGATAAAGAATTAATGAAGGGAAGCATTGACCTCCTTTTGCTTTCACTTCTTTCACAAAAAAAGCTATACGGCTATGAAATCACGAAGATCTTGAAGGAAATGAGCATGGGCAAATATCAAATAAGTGAAGGCACCCTCTACTCCGCCCTGAAACGGTTAGAAAAAAAAGAATTCATAAAAGGCCATTGGAAAGAGTCAGAGTCAGGCCGCAGGAAATATTATCATGTCACCGAAAATGGACAAACCGAACTTGAGCGGAAACGAGAATGCTTTTTCTTCCTGGAAAAATTAGTTCGGAAAAGCGCAGAGCAATTCTAA
- a CDS encoding alpha/beta hydrolase yields the protein MKVKAPESFTYRGGKRAVLLLHGFTGSTGDMKKLGKYLNDLDYTCHGPLYRGHGLSGEELVKTGPKEWWEDVVNGYKFLKEEGYEEIAVVGISLGGVFSLKVGIELPVTGVVSMCAPTQGKSIDRQKNRLLNYAQAYKKFEGKDADQIAAEVKLLEEEPMPQLKDVLNIINETGENLDLITSPTLVLQGRLDDPDYTESASAIYNEVDTQHKHLIWYEKSGHIITLGKEREQVYEDVYKFLNTLNWSE from the coding sequence ATGAAAGTGAAAGCACCTGAATCATTCACATACAGAGGTGGAAAAAGAGCTGTTCTTTTACTTCACGGGTTTACCGGAAGTACAGGAGATATGAAGAAATTAGGGAAATACTTGAATGATCTCGACTATACTTGCCACGGACCTCTTTATAGAGGGCATGGATTGTCTGGTGAGGAACTCGTTAAGACTGGTCCTAAGGAATGGTGGGAAGATGTAGTTAATGGCTATAAATTCCTTAAAGAAGAAGGCTATGAGGAAATTGCAGTTGTAGGAATTTCTTTAGGAGGAGTTTTCTCATTAAAAGTGGGAATTGAATTGCCTGTAACAGGGGTAGTTTCAATGTGCGCTCCGACGCAAGGAAAAAGTATCGATCGACAAAAGAACCGCTTGCTCAATTATGCACAGGCTTATAAGAAGTTTGAGGGCAAAGATGCAGACCAAATTGCTGCAGAAGTGAAGCTTCTGGAAGAAGAGCCAATGCCTCAACTAAAAGATGTGTTGAATATTATAAATGAGACAGGTGAAAATTTAGATTTAATCACATCACCAACTCTTGTTTTACAAGGGCGCTTGGATGATCCAGACTATACGGAGAGTGCTTCAGCGATTTACAATGAAGTTGATACGCAGCATAAACACTTGATCTGGTATGAAAAATCCGGTCATATTATCACATTGGGTAAGGAACGTGAGCAGGTGTATGAGGATGTGTATAAGTTCTTAAATACACTGAATTGGTCGGAGTAA
- a CDS encoding DUF421 domain-containing protein, translating to MDFFNSQETLTAIQWTLRAIISFFFLLFSVKLMGQRSISQLRLLDFIMALIIGNILAHPLSDEQLGLKGSMITTFVLVILYIISVFTGLKWGKLRRFFDSAPFPLIENGQIIYKSLARARISIDFLLSELRKEKVEDIQKVALALWEPGGTISLFLYPQYEAVTPEDMHLATNAFTFPKTIIKDGKIDSKELNRGGKDEAWLKNRIKITYNADVNDILLATLDNNDNLKVFFYK from the coding sequence GTGGATTTTTTTAATAGCCAGGAAACTCTTACTGCAATTCAGTGGACTTTAAGAGCCATTATATCCTTCTTCTTCTTACTTTTTTCGGTTAAATTGATGGGGCAACGGTCCATTTCCCAGCTAAGATTACTCGATTTCATAATGGCATTAATTATTGGAAACATTCTTGCCCACCCTTTGTCTGATGAACAGTTAGGTTTGAAGGGCTCAATGATCACGACCTTTGTTTTAGTGATTTTATATATAATTAGTGTGTTTACGGGTCTTAAGTGGGGCAAACTCCGAAGGTTTTTTGACTCTGCCCCCTTTCCACTTATCGAAAATGGACAAATCATTTACAAAAGCTTAGCAAGGGCCCGAATCTCCATCGATTTTTTATTATCGGAATTAAGAAAAGAAAAAGTCGAAGATATTCAAAAAGTGGCCCTCGCACTATGGGAACCGGGTGGTACCATTTCATTGTTTTTATACCCTCAATATGAAGCAGTAACCCCAGAAGATATGCACCTAGCAACAAATGCCTTCACTTTTCCTAAAACGATCATTAAAGATGGAAAGATTGATTCTAAAGAATTAAATCGGGGCGGTAAAGACGAAGCATGGCTGAAAAACAGAATCAAGATAACATATAATGCCGACGTGAACGATATTTTATTAGCAACTCTTGATAATAACGATAACTTAAAGGTCTTTTTCTACAAATAG
- a CDS encoding NupC/NupG family nucleoside CNT transporter — protein MYFLLNILGVLVVMGIVYLCSPNKRNVKWKAILTLLVLEFLITWFMLSTKIGAWVINLIASFFTWLIECANEGISFVFPSLMANEQVDFFFSALMPIIFIITFFDVLSYFGILTWIIDKVGWLISKVSGLPKLESFFSIQMMFLGNTEALAVIRLQLSAIKDQRLLTFGIMSMSSISGSIIGAYLSMVPATYVFVAIPLNCLNALLIANMLNPVDVSKEEDVVYVPSKEERKDFFSTISNSMLVGAKMVFVIMAMVIGYVALTASVNGIFGFFVDGLTIQKIFSVIFSPFAFLLGLSGHDAMYVAQLMGIKLATNEFVALLDLKDKVSTLSPHTVAVAVTYLTSFANFSTVGMIYGTFNSILNDEKSNIIGRNVWKLLVSGMAVSLLSAMVVGLFVW, from the coding sequence ATGTATTTCTTATTGAATATACTAGGTGTTTTAGTTGTAATGGGAATCGTTTACCTATGTTCACCTAATAAAAGGAACGTTAAGTGGAAAGCCATTCTTACCTTGCTTGTTCTTGAATTTCTTATCACATGGTTCATGTTATCGACTAAAATTGGGGCATGGGTCATCAATCTGATCGCTTCATTCTTCACCTGGTTGATTGAATGCGCAAATGAAGGGATTTCTTTTGTCTTTCCTTCACTTATGGCAAATGAACAAGTGGATTTCTTTTTCAGCGCATTGATGCCAATTATCTTCATTATCACGTTTTTTGATGTCTTATCGTATTTCGGTATACTTACCTGGATTATTGATAAAGTGGGATGGCTCATCTCAAAAGTATCCGGTTTGCCAAAACTTGAGAGTTTCTTCTCGATTCAGATGATGTTCCTAGGAAATACCGAGGCACTTGCCGTTATCCGCCTTCAACTCAGTGCGATTAAGGATCAGCGTCTTTTGACATTTGGAATCATGAGCATGAGCAGCATCAGTGGTTCAATCATTGGAGCCTATCTGTCCATGGTACCGGCAACCTATGTTTTTGTAGCTATACCTTTGAACTGCTTAAATGCCTTGCTGATAGCTAACATGCTGAATCCCGTCGATGTCAGTAAAGAAGAAGACGTCGTTTATGTACCTTCTAAAGAGGAACGTAAAGATTTCTTTTCCACCATTTCCAACAGTATGTTGGTTGGGGCCAAAATGGTCTTCGTCATCATGGCAATGGTTATCGGCTATGTGGCGTTAACGGCCAGCGTAAACGGCATTTTCGGTTTCTTCGTGGATGGATTGACCATTCAAAAGATTTTCTCTGTCATTTTTAGTCCATTTGCATTCCTGCTTGGATTATCTGGACATGATGCCATGTACGTCGCTCAATTGATGGGAATCAAGCTTGCCACAAATGAGTTCGTTGCCTTGCTCGATTTAAAAGATAAAGTCAGTACACTGTCTCCGCATACAGTTGCTGTGGCTGTCACTTATCTGACGTCATTTGCCAACTTCAGTACAGTGGGCATGATTTATGGAACATTCAATTCCATACTCAATGATGAGAAATCGAACATTATCGGAAGAAATGTTTGGAAGCTGTTGGTTAGCGGGATGGCTGTTTCCTTGCTAAGTGCCATGGTCGTTGGATTATTCGTTTGGTGA
- a CDS encoding CAP domain-containing protein, which yields MRKLFNIVVLILLLGGFWYGYGKDIQESGFKAGVGAFASDVHSFINGPEVSTALEKLSTGVSSVIGSLTETLDTASEKESQETEKVKKPALEAPADASFSVRNIEMGDTKADVEKMAGEAKRNTRNEYGVDWLAYHENYQNFFMVAYDNNNKVVGLYTNQDLISSKEGIKRGTPKETVTGKMGEPVTKLLKGNVYYQIRSDSGEYDMFEMDNSYVTIFYDKHEKNTVTAIQIIDAKLEKEKSGYFAEAGPGLKKGFEYQLFDLTNASRVNHDLSVLSWDKQVKVTAQDHSEDMAVNQYFNHTNLEGESPFDRMEDDKINFRMAGENLAAGQNSSIFAHEGLMNSIGHRENKLQKDFESLGVGVAFDEENKPYYTENYLTK from the coding sequence TTGCGGAAATTGTTTAATATTGTTGTCCTCATACTCCTACTCGGTGGATTTTGGTATGGATATGGTAAAGATATTCAGGAGTCTGGGTTCAAAGCAGGGGTTGGTGCCTTTGCATCCGATGTTCATTCCTTTATAAACGGGCCAGAGGTTTCGACTGCCTTGGAAAAACTGAGTACTGGAGTCAGCAGCGTGATTGGATCGCTGACGGAAACATTGGATACCGCTTCTGAAAAAGAATCGCAGGAAACGGAAAAAGTGAAAAAACCAGCACTGGAAGCACCTGCTGATGCATCATTTTCAGTCCGTAATATCGAAATGGGCGATACGAAAGCTGATGTAGAAAAGATGGCTGGTGAAGCTAAGCGGAATACGCGGAATGAATATGGCGTAGACTGGCTCGCCTATCACGAAAATTATCAAAATTTCTTCATGGTTGCCTACGATAACAACAATAAAGTTGTTGGTTTATATACGAACCAAGATTTGATTTCCTCAAAGGAAGGCATAAAACGCGGCACTCCCAAAGAAACCGTGACTGGAAAAATGGGGGAGCCTGTAACAAAACTGCTTAAAGGAAACGTCTATTACCAGATTCGAAGTGACAGCGGCGAATACGATATGTTTGAAATGGATAATAGCTATGTGACCATTTTTTATGACAAACATGAGAAAAATACAGTCACTGCAATCCAAATCATCGACGCAAAACTCGAAAAGGAAAAAAGCGGCTATTTTGCAGAAGCCGGCCCCGGATTAAAGAAGGGCTTTGAATATCAATTATTCGATTTGACCAATGCATCACGGGTCAATCATGATCTCTCAGTGCTTTCATGGGATAAACAAGTGAAGGTCACTGCACAGGATCATAGTGAAGATATGGCCGTGAATCAATACTTCAACCATACAAATCTTGAAGGAGAATCCCCTTTCGACCGGATGGAAGATGACAAAATCAATTTTCGAATGGCGGGGGAAAATCTGGCTGCCGGTCAGAATAGCAGTATCTTTGCCCATGAAGGCCTAATGAATTCCATTGGACACAGGGAAAACAAATTACAGAAGGATTTTGAATCACTCGGTGTCGGAGTTGCCTTCGATGAGGAAAATAAACCATATTATACGGAGAACTATTTGACGAAATAA
- a CDS encoding winged helix-turn-helix transcriptional regulator produces the protein MQKKKYNISVEATLEVLGGKWKCVILCHLTHGKKRTSELKRLMPNITQKMLTQQLRELEQDGVINRIVYNQVPPKVEYELSEYGQSLESILSALCTWGENHITRVYGDKFSVLEESVLNDQLK, from the coding sequence ATGCAAAAAAAGAAGTACAATATATCAGTTGAAGCAACTCTGGAAGTACTGGGCGGGAAGTGGAAATGCGTAATCCTCTGCCATCTGACCCACGGAAAAAAGCGGACTAGTGAATTGAAGCGCCTTATGCCAAACATCACCCAAAAAATGTTGACCCAACAATTGCGGGAGCTGGAACAGGACGGTGTCATCAATCGGATCGTTTACAACCAAGTCCCCCCAAAAGTGGAATATGAACTAAGTGAGTATGGACAAAGCCTGGAAAGTATCCTATCCGCACTGTGTACGTGGGGGGAAAATCACATAACCAGAGTGTATGGAGATAAGTTTTCCGTTCTTGAGGAAAGTGTATTGAATGATCAATTGAAGTAA
- a CDS encoding MFS transporter — MISSKNRSTWALLALAISAFAIGTTEFISVGLLPLISKDLHITVTTAGLTVSLYALGVMFGAPILTSLTSNMSRKTLLLWIMVVFIAGNALAASATTVGVLLIARVISALAHGIFMSIGATIAADLVPENRRASAIAIMFTGLTVATVTGVPFGTFIGQQFGWRFAFIIIVAIGVIAFIGNGILVPSDLRKAARTTFRDQIKLVTNGRLLLVFIITALGYGGTFVVFTYLSPLLQEVTGFKEGTVALILLVYGVAIAIGNTLGGKLANRNPINALFYMFLIQAIVLVVLTFTAPFKIAGLITIILMGLFAFMNVPGLQVYVVMLAERFVPSAVDVASAINIAAFNAGIAIGAYLGGVITDSIGLIHTAWIGGVMVFAAVILTGWSRALESKDRTKGTDKIA; from the coding sequence ATGATTTCAAGTAAAAATAGAAGTACATGGGCATTGCTGGCTTTAGCGATCAGTGCCTTTGCGATAGGAACAACTGAGTTCATCAGCGTGGGATTATTACCACTCATTTCTAAAGATTTACACATTACAGTGACGACGGCGGGATTGACTGTATCCTTATACGCCTTGGGGGTTATGTTCGGGGCACCTATCCTGACATCCCTGACATCGAATATGTCGCGAAAGACTTTATTGCTTTGGATAATGGTCGTGTTCATTGCCGGAAATGCATTAGCGGCTTCTGCGACAACGGTCGGTGTATTATTGATCGCACGTGTTATTTCAGCGCTTGCACATGGTATCTTCATGTCAATCGGCGCTACGATTGCGGCTGATTTGGTCCCTGAAAACCGCAGGGCGAGTGCCATCGCCATCATGTTTACAGGCCTGACGGTGGCAACGGTGACCGGAGTTCCTTTTGGAACCTTCATCGGCCAGCAATTCGGCTGGAGGTTCGCTTTCATCATCATTGTGGCAATCGGCGTGATTGCTTTCATAGGGAACGGCATCCTAGTACCATCCGATTTAAGAAAAGCTGCACGGACCACGTTTCGTGACCAAATCAAATTGGTGACGAATGGCCGATTGCTGCTAGTATTCATCATAACAGCGTTAGGGTATGGAGGTACATTCGTTGTCTTCACGTACCTGTCGCCATTACTTCAGGAAGTGACAGGGTTTAAAGAAGGAACTGTGGCCTTGATTTTGCTAGTATATGGAGTAGCGATAGCAATAGGAAATACCCTTGGCGGGAAATTGGCCAATCGCAATCCTATTAATGCCCTATTCTATATGTTTCTTATACAGGCCATTGTACTTGTGGTCTTGACTTTCACGGCACCGTTTAAGATCGCTGGTTTAATTACGATCATTTTAATGGGATTGTTTGCATTCATGAATGTTCCGGGGCTTCAAGTGTATGTCGTCATGTTAGCGGAGCGTTTCGTGCCTAGTGCAGTGGACGTGGCGTCAGCCATCAATATTGCCGCCTTCAATGCAGGAATCGCCATTGGTGCCTACTTAGGAGGGGTGATTACGGATTCGATCGGACTGATCCATACAGCTTGGATAGGTGGAGTCATGGTGTTTGCAGCTGTGATTTTAACAGGGTGGAGCCGGGCCTTGGAAAGTAAAGACCGTACTAAGGGAACTGACAAAATAGCATAG
- a CDS encoding aldo/keto reductase has product MVKNLQDTTTLHNGVKMPWFGLGVFKVEEGPELVNAVKVAVKHGYRSIDTAAIYENEEGVGQGIREGLKEAGISREDLFVTSKVWNADLGYESTIAAYEKSLKKLGLEYLDLYLIHWPVEGKYKEAWRALETLYKEGKVKAIGVSNFQIHHLKDLMEDAEVKPMVNQVECHPRLTQKEVQAFCKEQGIQLEAWSPLMQGELLDNDVLQAIATKHGKSVAQVILRWDLQNGIVTIPKSTKEHRIVENSSVFDFELTEEEINQIDGLNQNHRVGPDPDNFDF; this is encoded by the coding sequence ATGGTGAAAAATTTACAAGATACAACAACATTGCATAACGGGGTTAAAATGCCATGGTTCGGTTTGGGCGTATTTAAGGTGGAAGAAGGACCTGAGCTGGTAAATGCAGTTAAAGTGGCCGTTAAGCATGGTTATCGCAGTATCGATACGGCTGCCATTTATGAAAATGAAGAAGGGGTTGGACAAGGGATTCGTGAGGGCTTAAAAGAAGCTGGAATCTCCAGGGAAGACTTATTCGTAACATCAAAAGTCTGGAATGCCGATTTGGGATATGAATCGACAATTGCGGCTTACGAAAAAAGCTTAAAGAAACTTGGCTTGGAGTACTTGGATTTATATCTTATCCATTGGCCAGTGGAAGGAAAATATAAAGAAGCTTGGAGAGCATTGGAAACTCTTTATAAAGAAGGTAAAGTAAAAGCGATCGGTGTGAGCAATTTCCAGATTCACCACCTAAAAGATCTAATGGAAGATGCAGAAGTGAAGCCGATGGTCAATCAAGTAGAATGCCATCCGCGGTTAACTCAAAAAGAAGTTCAGGCATTTTGTAAGGAACAAGGAATACAACTTGAAGCGTGGTCACCTTTGATGCAAGGTGAACTTCTGGATAATGACGTTTTACAAGCAATTGCGACCAAGCATGGTAAATCAGTTGCACAAGTCATTTTACGCTGGGATTTACAAAATGGGATTGTAACGATTCCAAAATCCACTAAAGAACATCGTATTGTAGAAAACTCATCTGTATTCGATTTCGAATTGACGGAAGAAGAAATAAACCAAATTGATGGATTGAATCAGAATCACCGTGTTGGTCCAGATCCTGATAATTTCGACTTTTAA
- a CDS encoding NADH:flavin oxidoreductase/NADH oxidase gives MNDLFSPYRIKELELKNRIVMPPMCQYSVEAEDGIPTNWHQQHYVSRAVGGTGLIIVEMTDVEPDGRISNRDLGLWSDDQIGAFSNIVKEVHQYGAKIGIQIAHAGRKAEDAETPVAPSAIAFDETFKTPRALETEEVKEMVDKFRASARRAVQAGFDVIELHGAHGYLIHQFTSPLTNKRDDEYGRDLTKFGVEVIKAVKSEMPADMPLIMRISAREYVEGGYGIEESIAFSQVFKEAGVDMFHVSSGGEGPIGADGRPGTHANYQTPLAREIKKALDIPVIAVGRLDDPILANSIIGNEEAELVAVGRGMLRNPYWALEASKALNKKTEIPKQYQLGFKH, from the coding sequence ATGAATGATTTATTTTCACCTTATCGCATAAAAGAACTTGAACTTAAAAATAGGATCGTCATGCCGCCGATGTGCCAATACTCCGTCGAAGCGGAAGATGGTATACCAACCAACTGGCATCAGCAGCATTATGTAAGCAGGGCAGTTGGAGGCACGGGGTTAATTATAGTTGAAATGACCGATGTGGAACCTGATGGGCGCATTTCGAATCGCGATCTTGGATTATGGTCCGACGATCAAATTGGAGCTTTCTCCAACATCGTTAAGGAAGTTCATCAATACGGTGCAAAAATCGGGATACAAATCGCCCATGCAGGCCGTAAAGCGGAGGATGCCGAAACTCCGGTGGCACCATCAGCCATCGCCTTTGATGAGACGTTTAAAACACCAAGAGCTTTAGAAACGGAAGAAGTGAAGGAAATGGTCGATAAATTTCGGGCATCGGCCAGAAGGGCTGTTCAAGCAGGATTTGACGTAATCGAATTACACGGTGCACACGGGTATCTAATCCACCAATTCACATCACCGCTTACGAATAAACGGGATGACGAATATGGAAGGGACCTGACCAAATTCGGAGTGGAAGTCATTAAAGCCGTGAAAAGCGAAATGCCTGCCGACATGCCTTTGATCATGCGCATTTCTGCAAGAGAATACGTTGAAGGCGGATATGGTATTGAAGAAAGCATTGCATTTTCACAAGTCTTTAAAGAAGCAGGCGTCGATATGTTCCATGTAAGCTCTGGAGGAGAAGGCCCGATTGGAGCAGACGGAAGACCGGGTACGCATGCTAACTATCAAACGCCGTTGGCCAGGGAAATCAAAAAAGCTTTGGATATTCCGGTGATTGCTGTAGGTCGATTAGATGATCCGATTCTTGCAAATTCAATCATTGGTAATGAAGAAGCGGAATTGGTTGCCGTCGGCAGAGGAATGCTGCGAAACCCATATTGGGCACTGGAGGCATCTAAAGCTTTAAATAAAAAAACGGAGATCCCTAAACAATATCAACTTGGATTCAAGCATTGA
- a CDS encoding rhodanese-like domain-containing protein produces the protein MEEIKIITTEEVEAKLEAGEAMELVDVREDEEVQEGMIEGAKHIRMNDIPANLDYFDKEKEYIFICRSGRRSENVCHYLQEQGYKVANMVGGMLEWDGEVIVK, from the coding sequence ATGGAAGAAATCAAAATCATTACAACTGAAGAAGTGGAAGCTAAGCTTGAGGCAGGCGAAGCGATGGAGCTTGTCGATGTTCGTGAAGACGAAGAAGTGCAAGAGGGAATGATTGAAGGCGCGAAACATATTCGCATGAATGATATCCCGGCGAACCTTGACTATTTTGATAAAGAAAAAGAATATATTTTTATCTGCCGTTCAGGACGCCGCAGTGAAAATGTATGCCATTATCTTCAGGAACAAGGATATAAAGTGGCAAACATGGTTGGCGGAATGCTTGAATGGGACGGCGAAGTCATCGTTAAGTGA
- a CDS encoding tartrate dehydrogenase: MNVHKIAVIAGDGIGPEVINEGVKVLKEVAAIAGDFSFQFTYFPWGCEYYLEHGKMLPDDGLEQLMKFDAVYLGAVGYPGVPDHISLRELLLKIRKGFDQYVNVRPVKLLQGAPCPLKDVTRDQIDMVVIRENSEGEYSGAGDWLFKGKPEEVVLQTGVFSRKGTERIIRYAYELARKTGRTLTSISKANALNYSMVFWDQVFEEIGQEYPEVETNSYLVDAASMYFVKQPERFQIVVTSNLFGDIITDLGAAIAGGMGLAAGANLNPERIYPSMFEPIHGSAPDIAHQGIANPLAAIWSASQILDFFGHGVWGAKVLDVIEQLMIDKKALTPDMGGAASTEEVGDEVVAILSALQINQV, encoded by the coding sequence ATGAATGTTCATAAAATAGCGGTCATTGCTGGTGATGGGATAGGCCCTGAGGTGATTAATGAGGGTGTAAAGGTACTTAAAGAAGTGGCTGCAATTGCCGGGGATTTTTCTTTCCAGTTCACATATTTTCCGTGGGGCTGTGAATATTATCTCGAGCACGGCAAAATGCTGCCCGACGACGGACTGGAACAACTGATGAAGTTTGACGCCGTGTATCTTGGAGCGGTCGGTTATCCTGGTGTCCCGGACCATATTTCATTACGTGAACTTCTGCTGAAAATCAGAAAGGGATTTGACCAATATGTGAATGTTCGACCCGTTAAATTGCTTCAAGGTGCACCCTGTCCATTAAAAGACGTGACTCGTGACCAAATCGATATGGTTGTCATCCGTGAAAACAGTGAAGGGGAATATTCCGGTGCCGGTGATTGGCTTTTTAAAGGCAAGCCAGAAGAAGTGGTACTGCAGACGGGGGTCTTTTCACGAAAAGGAACGGAGAGGATCATCCGTTATGCGTATGAACTTGCGCGTAAGACAGGAAGGACGCTAACGAGCATAAGCAAGGCGAACGCATTGAATTATTCAATGGTTTTTTGGGATCAGGTTTTTGAAGAAATTGGACAGGAGTATCCGGAAGTAGAAACGAATTCCTATCTGGTCGATGCGGCGAGCATGTATTTTGTCAAACAGCCCGAACGGTTTCAAATCGTTGTCACCTCCAATTTGTTTGGTGACATCATCACGGATTTAGGTGCTGCCATTGCAGGCGGGATGGGACTGGCGGCCGGTGCCAATTTAAACCCGGAACGGATTTACCCTTCGATGTTCGAACCGATTCATGGTTCAGCCCCGGATATAGCACATCAAGGCATCGCCAATCCACTTGCGGCCATATGGTCCGCAAGCCAGATTCTCGATTTCTTTGGGCACGGGGTTTGGGGTGCAAAAGTGTTGGACGTGATCGAACAGTTGATGATTGATAAAAAGGCTCTGACTCCTGATATGGGCGGGGCTGCTTCTACAGAAGAAGTCGGGGATGAGGTGGTTGCAATATTATCCGCTTTACAAATAAATCAAGTATAA
- a CDS encoding sporulation protein Cse60, protein MIQVKLFDYEHEKDLEDEMNFFLEDIRDNQIVDIKYNVATTGEEEEEQIYCFSAMIIYKKK, encoded by the coding sequence ATGATACAAGTCAAATTATTTGATTATGAGCATGAAAAGGATCTAGAGGATGAAATGAACTTTTTCCTGGAAGACATTCGTGATAATCAAATCGTCGATATCAAATACAATGTCGCCACTACAGGTGAAGAGGAAGAGGAACAAATCTACTGTTTCAGTGCGATGATCATCTATAAAAAAAAATAA